The following are encoded together in the Ananas comosus cultivar F153 unplaced genomic scaffold, ASM154086v1, whole genome shotgun sequence genome:
- the LOC109706320 gene encoding cell death regulator Aven-like: MRREAAGEGGGNSRLGRGRRRPRHAAAAATSPDGGGGAGGRDGGRKDGKRVAAVRGWRYQVCSARADLGRLQGGRSDGSGPQGRRPAIDEEGCRCSGEDGGSRLSGGCARAAAGTRLGRALSQAAAIGLGGSSGA, translated from the coding sequence ATGAGGAGGGAGGCAGCTGGCGAGGGCGGCGGCAACTCGCGGCTCGGGCGCGGCCGGCGGCGCCCACGgcatgcggcggcggcggcgacttCTCCGGACGGGGGTGGGGGTGCCGGAGGCCGCGACGGAGGCCGCAAGGATGGAAAAAGGGTGGCTGCGGTGCGGGGGTGGAGATACCAGGTCTGCTCGGCCCGAGCAGACCTAGGGCGGCTGCAGGGTGGCCGCAGCGACGGCAGCGGCCCACAGGGGCGGCGGCCCGCAATCGACGAGGAGGGATGTCGGTGCTCCGGGGAAGACGGCGGGAGCCGTCTCAGCGGCGGCTGCGCACGGGCTGCTGCTGGAACTCGGCTCGGCCGAGCCTTGTCCCAGGCGGCAGCAATCGGCCtgggcggcagcagcggcgctag